The proteins below come from a single Drosophila miranda strain MSH22 chromosome Y unlocalized genomic scaffold, D.miranda_PacBio2.1 Contig_Y1_pilon, whole genome shotgun sequence genomic window:
- the LOC117191205 gene encoding cytosol aminopeptidase-like, giving the protein MKSVRLMHALCRRVQHTFLVRRRDVEQRRHYAEKCDSVIKGVVVGVYAKEGDRQPKMTPSGEKFDDRVQGKITDLIRETGLSGQLGKGRVFMNVDAEFRAVAVVGVGQEGAGFNDLEMIDEGMENARVAAGVGARALQLQGCTDVFVESMEYAEQAAEGSALAVWRYNTNKRRRDRTLISKLELYDSPDSDAWMRGLFKAESQNLARRLADTPANQMTPTIFAQSTVDALCPCGVSVEVRSMDWIESKSLNSFLMVAKGSCEPPIILEIAYCGTAPEDKPILLLGKGITFNSGGLCLRPKDCLSMYRGCMSGAAACVGVIRAAAGLSLPLNITALLPLCENMPSGMAAKPGDVVSLLNGKTLGFVDVSKAGVMAMADPLLYAQTIYKPRMVVDIATVGYAVCPALGGAAAGIFSNSNFVYKQFEKAGALTGDRVWRLPLWRYFKELIMPNETFDISNRGRGPASSCIAAAVLHELVPCVDWAHLDIRNAGMLTRYNPLPYLLKDRMTGRPTRTIVQFLFQMACPDGK; this is encoded by the coding sequence ATGAAGTCTGTACGCTTGATGCACGCCCTGTGCAGGCGTGTCCAGCACACATTCCTGGTCAGACGCAGAGATGTGGAACAGCGACGGCACTACGCCGAGAAATGTGACTCGGTGATCAAAGGCGTTGTGGTGGGCGTGTACGCCAAGGAGGGCGACCGCCAGCCCAAGATGACACCATCCGGCGAGAAGTTTGACGATCGCGTCCAGGGTAAGATCACTGATCTAATACGCGAGACGGGCCTGAGTGGCCAGCTGGGAAAAGGCCGTGTCTTTATGAACGTGGATGCGGAGTTCCGTGCGGTGGCCGTGGTCGGCGTGGGACAGGAGGGGGCCGGCTTCAACGACCTGGAGATGATCGACGAGGGAATGGAGAACGCTCGCGTCGCTGCCGGCGTGGGGGCTCGTGCCCTTCAACTGCAGGGCTGCACAGATGTCTTCGTGGAGTCGATGGAGTATGCGGAGCAGGCGGCCGAGGGGAGCGCCTTGGCCGTCTGGCGCTACAACACCAACAAGCGCCGTCGGGACCGCACACTCATTTCCAAACTGGAGCTGTACGACTCTCCCGACTCGGATGCCTGGATGCGGGGCCTGTTCAAGGCCGAATCGCAGAACCTGGCCCGTCGCCTGGCCGATACGCCGGCCAATCAGATGACGCCCACAATCTTCGCCCAGTCAACGGTGGATGCCCTGTGCCCCTGCGGGGTATCCGTGGAGGTACGCAGCATGGACTGGATCGAGTCCAAGAGCTTGAACAGCTTCTTGATGGTGGCCAAGGGCAGCTGCGAGCCGCCGATCATCTTGGAAATCGCCTACTGCGGCACCGCACCCGAGGACAAGCCCATCCTCCTGCTGGGCAAGGGCATCACATTCAACAGCGGGGGCCTCTGCCTCCGTCCCAAGGACTGCTTGTCCATGTACCGCGGCTGCATGTCCGGTGCAGCCGCCTGCGTGGGCGTCATCCGAGCCGCCGCCGGCCTATCGCTGCCCCTAAACATAACggcactgctgccgctgtgcgAGAACATGCCCTCCGGAATGGCGGCCAAGCCTGGCGACGTGGTGTCCCTCCTCAATGGAAAAACTCTCGGCTTCGTGGACGTCAGCAAGGCTGGTGTGATGGCCATGGCCGATCCCTTGCTCTACGCCCAGACGATCTACAAGCCGCGCATGGTCGTGGACATTGCTACAGTGGGCTACGCCGTCTGCCCAGCGCTGGgcggagcagcagccgggATTTTCAGCAATTCGAACTTCGTCTACAAGCAGTTCGAGAAGGCCGGTGCCCTTACGGGGGATCGCGTTTGGCGTCTGCCCCTGTGGCGCTACTTCAAGGAGCTGATCATGCCGAACGAGACCTTTGACATCAGCAACCGCGGACGTGGCCCCGCCTCCAGCTGCATCGCTGCCGCCGTTCTGCACGAGCTGGTGCCGTGCGTCGACTGGGCCCACCTGGACATCCGCAACGCGGGCATGCTGACGCGCTACAATCCGCTCCCATATTTGCTGAAGGACCGCATGACTGGCCGTCCCACTCGCACCATCgttcagtttctgtttcagATGGCTTGCCCCGACGGCAAGTAA